A genome region from Rhizobium sp. ACO-34A includes the following:
- a CDS encoding transcriptional regulator, with the protein MTTETIKPGRPKGKRTYEEMPAKAFGAAVLSMRVERRISQELLANMAEIGRSHIGKIERGEHMPNLALILRIANALGCSAAELIAETESRLTLIDTGKTDQTEA; encoded by the coding sequence ATGACGACGGAAACGATCAAGCCAGGGCGGCCCAAGGGAAAACGCACATATGAAGAGATGCCGGCCAAGGCATTTGGCGCGGCGGTTCTTTCCATGCGGGTGGAAAGGCGGATTTCTCAGGAGTTGCTCGCCAACATGGCGGAGATCGGCCGATCTCACATAGGCAAGATCGAGCGGGGCGAGCATATGCCGAACCTGGCGTTGATCCTGCGGATTGCGAATGCGCTTGGCTGTTCCGCTGCGGAGTTGATCGCTGAAACCGAGAGCAGGCTGACGCTCATCGACACGGGTAAAACGGATCAAACCGAAGCGTAG